From the genome of Catalinimonas alkaloidigena, one region includes:
- a CDS encoding AAA family ATPase, whose amino-acid sequence MIYVVAGTKGGTGKSTIATNLTVLLTVRGRDVLLVDADEQETSSDFTTLRDTALEGKTGYTAVKLTGPTLRTQVLNQKERYQDIVIDVGGRDTGSQRAALTVADVVLVPFRPKSFDVWTLEKVEALIEEARSFNPTLQAFSFLNDAFTNPAVKDNQLAAEALQQSELISFLGVIVHSRKAFSDATSAGLGVIELENQDAKAIHEITTLFDTVTKLA is encoded by the coding sequence ATGATCTATGTAGTTGCCGGCACCAAAGGGGGAACAGGAAAGTCCACCATCGCCACGAACCTGACCGTTTTGCTTACCGTCCGCGGGCGCGATGTTCTGCTCGTGGATGCCGACGAACAGGAAACCAGCAGTGACTTCACGACGCTCCGCGATACGGCCCTCGAGGGCAAAACCGGGTATACGGCGGTCAAACTCACCGGTCCTACCCTCCGCACCCAAGTACTGAATCAGAAAGAGCGTTACCAGGACATTGTGATCGACGTGGGGGGACGGGACACCGGCAGCCAGCGCGCCGCATTGACCGTGGCCGATGTGGTGTTGGTGCCCTTTCGTCCGAAATCCTTTGATGTCTGGACGTTGGAAAAAGTAGAAGCGCTGATTGAGGAGGCACGTTCGTTCAATCCGACCCTTCAGGCTTTTTCGTTTTTGAACGATGCTTTCACCAACCCCGCTGTCAAAGACAACCAGCTGGCCGCCGAAGCGCTCCAGCAATCCGAACTCATCTCCTTCCTGGGCGTAATCGTCCACTCGCGCAAAGCCTTTTCTGATGCGACCTCCGCGGGCCTCGGCGTAATTGAACTGGAAAACCAGGATGCCAAGGCAATTCACGAAATCACCACCCTGTTCGATACCGTTACCAAGCTCGCCTAG
- a CDS encoding Fic family protein: protein MRYNWQHPDWPIFRYALAPLEEALFRFAEQTGQVTGLLTRVPDHLQLEATIDLMVAEAIKTSAIEGEYLSRPDVVSSVRNNLGLNPTPEAIRDKRAQGAGELMADARRTFADPLTAEKLFAWHTMLLRQERHLHLGAWRTHEEPMQVVSGALGKEKVHFEAPPSSLVPQEMERFIRWFNETAPGGRHEIKRAPVRSAITHLYFESIHPFEDGNGRIGRVLAEKALSQTLGRPVLLSLSRTIEADKASYYAALQKAQQSNEITPWLLYFVDVIVQAQRQTIALIDFVLAKSRFFDRFRSLLNERQRKVVKKMFDAGPEGFEGGMNARKYVSIAKTSKATATRDLQQLLAWGVLVQAGGGRSTHYHLPL from the coding sequence ATGCGGTACAATTGGCAACACCCCGACTGGCCCATTTTCAGATATGCGCTAGCGCCCCTCGAAGAAGCGCTCTTCCGCTTTGCAGAACAAACCGGGCAGGTCACCGGTCTGTTGACGCGTGTGCCGGATCATCTTCAGCTCGAAGCGACCATCGACCTCATGGTGGCCGAAGCGATAAAGACGTCGGCCATTGAAGGAGAATACCTGTCTCGCCCCGATGTGGTCTCGTCCGTCCGCAACAACCTGGGCCTCAACCCTACTCCCGAAGCCATCCGGGACAAACGGGCACAGGGCGCGGGCGAGCTGATGGCTGATGCGCGCAGGACGTTTGCCGATCCCCTCACGGCCGAAAAACTTTTTGCGTGGCACACCATGCTTCTGCGCCAGGAGCGCCACCTCCACCTCGGGGCATGGCGCACCCACGAAGAACCGATGCAAGTGGTGTCCGGCGCACTGGGGAAGGAAAAAGTGCATTTTGAAGCGCCCCCCTCCTCTCTGGTGCCTCAAGAGATGGAGCGGTTTATCCGTTGGTTCAACGAGACGGCGCCGGGTGGAAGGCATGAAATCAAAAGGGCGCCGGTGCGGTCTGCCATCACCCATCTCTACTTTGAATCCATTCACCCGTTCGAAGACGGCAACGGTCGCATCGGGCGGGTCCTGGCCGAAAAAGCCCTATCGCAAACGCTGGGGCGTCCGGTCTTGCTGAGCCTTTCCAGAACGATCGAAGCGGACAAAGCTTCGTATTACGCTGCCCTGCAAAAAGCTCAGCAGAGCAACGAGATCACGCCTTGGCTCCTCTACTTTGTGGACGTCATTGTACAGGCCCAGCGGCAGACCATCGCCCTGATAGACTTTGTGCTGGCCAAATCGCGGTTCTTCGACCGCTTCCGGTCTCTTCTTAACGAGCGCCAACGCAAGGTGGTCAAAAAAATGTTCGACGCCGGGCCGGAAGGGTTTGAAGGAGGAATGAACGCCCGGAAATACGTGTCCATTGCCAAAACTTCTAAAGCCACCGCCACCCGCGATTTACAGCAACTGCTGGCGTGGGGCGTCCTGGTACAGGCCGGCGGCGGCCGCAGTACACACTATCACCTGCCCCTCTGA